Proteins found in one Plasmodium sp. gorilla clade G2 genome assembly, chromosome: 14 genomic segment:
- a CDS encoding RAP protein, putative, translating to MLPRKGVFIHLYNNICGCGIIKEKRFYHKRNGYLCKFNQPYDCKKSKKGNIIKAIQINKEILKEGNNVLELIRIIEKNEEYMNIINYVTFFHKVMQILNKNKHIYIKNKIYINKTIEQNVNRIFDYLKDTNNIINNVNNYNKRLFSSFIWSYSKYFSFLNEKNEYFFWIENKHKLLLNDKFINESFHNNINYNIHKDSSILPNSDIIKKKYEDVNKSLIQPCNISNANINHMFQVNNESRYNNIYNSDVIYKYSIYNKINIDLLYYYANQYLPVLNPSRYVIVLWSFSKLNKDHKILHEKYYKKSISLIPLLKYKELIILLYSYSYVNFSNLYFYVNIKNYILEHEIYKKIISEKNYESFVNMLLSFMKQNILFLDLYANIIKYIIFQKSYAFFNLLNNQELITLTYCLCKFPIIRIYEPLPKNINIKKNNINNNNNFNKDRLYTHQIILLYQYLKNIIIKRSNMNFKGQPDINYSILYKSIINNNNIYTLDNLILIIWSLSLKHIYSAKLFLYTFIKLNYMIKNEQLIYNQYNILTNFYLSFLAFILEDNIFINLYFNKENHHYLNILYQHIDMFLANFKACKETINMNKRKYDIDISNMQKNIYEIINNIKWHNKINTILEYKNVHNISVDILLYKSNYLLQKKKKIIHNIIKSTYDIYNTYDICDHCMCNNSGETNKSYENLKSNNILITMSNKYDSINKSKEKCRIKIYKNFSSLINSSKDNIKVQEKPPKINMNKKKIKIINSYNIFNYKYIKCYFGTNVLKLSNIEKNNYNNLKNNEDNNLFTFIENIKNLYLKNNKDQLLYTYKELHNILDIHIVNMKPYDIISFFYKFSSILTIFYTINFTEHINELIKTYYYFHNFTFLFLKETNIQKNLFIDICWIYFRYMKFLTYIKRERNIEGKSTIINNHIYNNDNDHSNITKMKKIKSYNNLLTYQCSNQNKSHVLFDQLNVIDSIFNMIKKKIIEDDNIIKGISSKNMSFLISIFIYLNHSEHIRQYLEKNNFHETVFSIKDILFILTALSKCNNNIIDNNICMWDIQHFFVNKFIDNMKNCQVQDLVDFTNLCAHLKINQEHISSNIKNKIMSYTYCKSNKENKDIEKKKSILNNTTIMNINQGNNKSIIFIELFDEKQLAFFVRSCYRMHCFDKSFFDLLCDIILKKYCTFHINNLCIALLCFSRIYCLHKATKFVPKTRDIKIKEFINKHKNNKGDEYLEKNISMCRYDIPVSLKKLIKYTEKKLLSNTNIDFYNLCYFMESITLLKIQNQKLYQLAVNETMRNITENFYNEQDTKIFGKILWCLSYYHKTEFVFSFHIIRFMLQNKIYKYIIPENFISIYLYFIQSRVYNPILFHNLSQVILSNITLNDYFTYNKNKHANITNIKLNVVSELYATMSWAYAFVYNDTLKKEERYMLNKEAKNDVTTYPLKKEEKNIWYKENINDDNDKLFKNKSYKDEDIMYNDLNFIQKIYSYIFNEIKILEKYNNLSFLLLVRFLWGISVTNVISESIINFINLYDWNNVNINEQNNMHLHMIFTFWLRVKYDHSHLQLSKRFLQLKDDIFLLLQKREFKRNKNKNDHISGFHFQICEILDDVNIKYDNEYITEDLLSVDIKLEQKCGEQKVAIEIDGPSHHLLVLNEIEKGDPQRIKKTYIKCGTTIFKHWLLRKSGWSIINVTSFEWNKINKDEKKKHIIEKLKEHGIIV from the coding sequence atGCTGCCAAGGAAAGGGGTATTTATACatctatataataacatatgtGGATGTGGTATTATTAAAGAGAAAAGATTTTATCATAAAAGGAATGGATATTTATGCAAATTCAATCAACCATATGATTGCAAGAAGagtaaaaaaggaaatatcaTAAAAgctatacaaataaataaagaaattttaAAAGAAGGTAATAATGTATTGGAACTTATAAGAATAATTGAGAAGAATGaagaatatatgaatattattaattatgtaactttttttcataaagttatgcaaatattaaataaaaataaacacatatatataaaaaataaaatatatattaataaaaccATAGAACAAAATGTAAACAGAATTTTtgattatttaaaagatacaaataatattataaataatgtaaataattataataaaagattattttcttcttttatatggTCATAtagtaaatatttttctttcctaaatgaaaagaatgaatattttttttggattgaaaataaacataaattattattaaacgataaatttataaatgaaagttttcataataatataaattataatattcataaagaTAGTAGTATATTACCAAATagtgatattataaaaaaaaaatatgaagatgTAAATAAATCCTTAATACAACCATGTAATATTTCAAATGctaatataaatcatatgtTTCAAGTAAATAATGAAAGTAgatacaataatatatataattctgatgttatatataaatattcaatatataataaaataaatattgatttattatattattatgctAATCAATATTTACCTGTCTTAAATCCTTCAAGATATGTTATTGTGCTTTGGTCTTTTAGcaaattaaataaagatcATAAAATTCTACACGAAAAGTACTACAAAAAAAGTATTAGTCTCATACccttattaaaatataaagaactTATAATATTACTTTATTCATATTCTTATGTTAACTTTAgtaatttgtatttttatgtaaatataaaaaattatattttggaacatgaaatatataaaaaaataataagcgaaaaaaattatgaatcatttgtaaatatgttattatcttttatgaagcaaaatatattattccttGATTTATATGCAAATATAATtaagtatattatttttcaaaaaagtTATGCATTTTTTAATCTATTAAATAATCAAGAGTTGATAACTCTTACATATTGTCTGTGTAAATTTCCTATTATAAGGATATATGAGCCACTaccaaaaaatattaatataaagaaaaataatattaataataataataattttaataaggacagattatatacacatcaaataattcttttatatcaatatttaaaaaatataattatcaaaAGGTCCAATATGAATTTTAAAGGACAACCagatataaattattcaaTTCTTTATAAatctattattaataataacaatatatacacattagacaatttaattttaattatatggtCCTTAAGtcttaaacatatatattcagcaaaattatttctatacacatttattaagttaaattatatgataaaaaatgaacaacTTATTTATAATCAATACAATATATTAactaatttttatttatcttttttggCTTTTATATTAgaagataatatattcatcaatttatattttaacaagGAAAATCATCATtacttaaatatattatatcaacaTATAGATATGTTTCTAGCTAATTTTAAAGCATGTAAGGAAactataaatatgaataaacgAAAGTATGATATCGATATATCAAATATgcaaaagaatatatacgaaattataaacaatataaaatggcataataaaataaatacaatattGGAGTATAAAAATGTGCATAATATATCCGtagatattttattatataaatcaaactatttattacaaaaaaaaaaaaaaattatacataatattataaaatctacatatgatatatataatacatatgataTATGTGACCATTGTATGTGTAACAATAGTGGGGAAACCAATAAATcatatgaaaatttaaaaagtaataatattttaattaccATGTCGAATAAATATGATAGTATCAATAAAAGTAAAGAGAAATGCagaattaaaatttataaaaattttagtTCATTAATAAATTCTTCAAAGGATAATATAAAGGTACAAGAGAAACCACCAAAGAtaaatatgaacaaaaaaaaaataaaaataattaatagttataatatatttaattataaatatattaaatgttatTTTGGCACAAATGTTCTAAAATTGTCGAACATAGAAAAGaacaattataataatttaaaaaataatgaggacaataatttatttacatttatagaaaatataaaaaatttgtatttgaaaaataataaagatcaattgttgtatacatataaagaattacataatatattagatataCATATTGTGAATATGAAAccatatgatattataagctttttttataaattttcttCTATTCTCACCATATTCTATACTATAAATTTTACagaacatataaatgaattgataaagacatattattatttccataattttacatttctttttctcAAAGAAACGAACAtccaaaaaaatttatttatagacATATGTTGGATATATTTTAGATATATGAaatttttaacatatataaaaagggaAAGAAATATAGAAGGAAAATCcacaattataaataatcatatatataataatgataatgatcaTAGTAACAtaacaaaaatgaaaaaaatcaaatcATATAACAATTTATTAACATATCAATGTagtaatcaaaataaaagtCATGTACTATTCGATCAATTAAATGTTATTGACagtatttttaatatgataaaaaaaaaaataatagaagatgataatataataaaaggcATATCTTCAAAAAATATGAGTTTCCtcatttctatatttatatatttgaatcaTTCTGAACATATAAGACAATATTTAGAAAAGAACAATTTTCATGAAACTGTATTTAGTATTAAagatattctttttatattaacagCATTAtcaaaatgtaataataatattattgataataatatttgtatgtgGGATATACAACACttttttgttaataaatttattgacaatatgaaaaattgTCAAGTACAAGATTTAGTAGACTTCACCAATTTATGTGCAcacttaaaaataaatcaagaGCATATTAGttctaatattaaaaataaaataatgtcATATACATATTGTAAATCAAATAAGGAAAACaaagatatagaaaaaaaaaaatctattCTTAATAATACAACTATAATGAACATCAATcaaggaaataataaatcaataatatttattgaatTATTTGATGAAAAACAACTAGCTTTTTTTGTAAGAAGTTGTTATAGAATGCATTGTTTTGATAAATcattttttgatttattatgtgatataatattaaaaaaatattgtacctttcatattaataatttatgtatTGCTTTACTATGTTTTTCTCGTATATATTGTCTCCATAAAGCAACAAAATTTGTGCCTAAAACGagagatataaaaataaaggaatttataaataaacataaaaataataaaggagATGAATATTTAGAGAAGAATATATCCATGTGTAGATATGATATACCTgtatctttaaaaaaattaataaaatatacagaaAAGAAATTGTTatcaaatacaaatatagatttttataatttatgttattttatgGAAAGTATAACTCtcttaaaaatacaaaatcaAAAATTATACCAACTAGCTGTAAATGAAACAATGAGAAATATCActgaaaatttttataatgaacAAGACACTAAAATTTTTGGAAAAATATTGTGGTGTTTAtcttattatcataaaaCTGAATTCGTATTTTCGTTTCACATAATTCGTTTTATGTTAcaaaataagatatataaatatataatacctgaaaattttatatccatatatttatatttcattcaATCTAGGGTATATAATCcaatattatttcataatttatCTCAGgttatattatcaaatattactttaaatgattattttacatataataaaaataaacatgcgaatataacaaatatcaAGTTGAATGTGGTCAGCGAATTATATGCTACTATGTCATGGGCATATGCTTTTGTATATAATGACACATTAAAGAAAGAAGAAAGatatatgttaaataaaGAAGCAAAAAATGATGTTACTACATAtcctttaaaaaaagaagaaaaaaatatatggtataaagaaaatataaatgatgataatgataaattatttaaaaataaatcatataagGATGAGGACATAATGTATAatgatttaaattttatacagaaaatatattcttatatttttaatgaaataaaaattttagaaaagtataataatctttcctttttattacttGTACGATTTTTGTGGGGTATATCTGTGACCAATGTTATAAGTGAAtctattataaattttataaatttatatgactggaataatgtaaatataaatgaacaaaataatatgcaTTTGCATATGATTTTTACATTTTGGTTAAGAGTAAAATATGATCATTCCCATTTACAGTTGTCAAAGAGATTTCTACAATTAAAAGATGATATTTTT
- a CDS encoding co-chaperone p23, with protein sequence MPLYPIVLWAQKKDCLYLTIELQDIENVKIDLKEDKLYFYGTKDKNEYEFTLNFLKPINVEESKYSTQRNIKFKIIKKEQERWKTLNNDGKKHWVKCDWNSWVDTDEEDKANDYDDMGMNSFGGMGGMPDMSQFGNMGGLGNMGGLGNMGGLGNMGGLGNMGGLGNMGGMGDLDFSKLGNMGGDMPNFAGLGGMDQFKNMPNMNNMNDDDSSSYGDDTSDEEEDDDDEEDEDVEVDNKTLDTDKLKDEESKIPDAAVEVQEPVA encoded by the exons atgCC ACTTTATCCAATAGTTTTGTGGGCACAAAAAAAGGATTGCCTTTATCTTACCATTGAATTACAAGATATAGAAAATGTAAAGATTGACTTAAAAGAAGATAAGTTGTATTTTTACGGTACAAAAGATAAGAATGAATATGAATTtactttaaattttttaaagccAATAAATGTTGAGGAATCAAAGTATAGTACtcaaagaaatataaaatttaaaataataaaaaaagaacaagaaAGATGGAAAACTTTAAATAACGATGGAAAAAAACATTGGGTTAAATGTGACTGGAACTCATGGGTAGATACCGATGAAGAAGATAAAGCAAATGATTATGATGATATGGGTATGAACAGCTTTGGTGGTATGGGAGGTATGCCAGATATGAGTCAATTTGGAAATATGGGCGGATTAGGAAATATGGGAGGTTTAGGAAATATGGGTGGTTTAGGTAATATGGGTGGTTTAGGTAATATGGGTGGTTTAGGAAATATGGGAGGTATGGGTGATTTAGATTTTAGCAAATTAGGAAATATGGGTGGTGATATGCCCAATTTTGCTGGATTAGGTGGTATGGatcaatttaaaaatatgcctaatatgaataatatgaatgatgatGATTCTAGTTCATATGGTGATGATACTagtgatgaagaagaagatgatgatgatgaagaagatgaagatgTAGAAGTTGATAACAAGACATTAGATAcagataaattaaaagatgaaGAAAGTAAAATTCCTGATGCAGCAGTAGAAGTACAAGAACCAGTAGCCtaa